A single Musa acuminata AAA Group cultivar baxijiao chromosome BXJ2-1, Cavendish_Baxijiao_AAA, whole genome shotgun sequence DNA region contains:
- the LOC135584734 gene encoding chromatin modification-related protein EAF1 B-like isoform X1, giving the protein MHGLSPGLSLPVNAEIKPMGGVVDCGLGVDSKTSPRRAAIEKAQADLQQEFGIREERKKELEFLEKGGNPLDFKFIHAASISVQSTSLTDQVAEPYVTSEAKGSFTLAASPHGESVESSGRPGGSVGREPNIGDNLLLLNRENNKLHGEKNAKHRSKRGSISHLEQSSHVDGCHNAKDTEDSVIFRLGAKSQAYARRNRSRTGRDCTNLGLTDSGSRHGNRASITSSYTPSPRGTKGSLLELQAQNHAASSISNPKAANPDGAVVPEALAPDDQVDMQLDMMQHNDTCPDTVMDGSPQGVEEVKITENLQGSDSYNQHSSLAEKATNGTSSQLCDIIRKDDFLSVDLISAPLEANKSKEVTCGAENDNGCGVTDKSITSLDEDDLCHKISVADNINQNLDVDITENFFCANGTCDIHENTDGGQSLMPRTTDGSSGGDLKQTSEATTSVPDNRSLKEELTNADDPTNPNDASRFQLNFSNSVVQLKDDGCDSRTEAQIEVLPVTNSEPVKLNGEISCEPEKKIDNNLADSNCIKTSLLLSSTSGSQEAVLIKRSSTSTSEIQTSTASHKKAHEDAILKEARLIEARFKSAGELSSDSKYFEKQQKCHWDFVLEEMTWMANDFMQERLWKTAAASQVSRLIASCGRGKFDQLNILRVQRNVARSLAKAVMHFWHAAEALRMGDTTPNAIHHECKLYRLSSSNFMVAEMERDQVGDLDRHTVLDYAVRMLKYNGSISSHSALAEAPTTPDRQNDVGILEITWEDQLSEESLFYTVPSGAMQAYRKSMESQWMHYKKYGTVHQDDCETSMCNSVAGGPQENVYEEDEGETGTYLLPGMFEAGSSSKLSQKKRKHMQQKSIATRLNEGGGDFSYEPYLESKSGNQPFILNGKRTSSTFSVGSFPTKRVRTATRQRGVSPYPSGVVGPLRAISKTDASSEDTSSFLDDQSSLHGGSMSRKNLGVETTVDFERQLPYDGNEISSKSKKKKKKPKHLGYKNSLNLAEPGLLVVPGKQGSIQGSSYEQRLQAEPMIQHEQKEHVKKRMESQNFDTNGGGVYAQHAAKKTKILKQMPEASPDALTPVTGLLPSPVASQMSNMSNSNKLIKIIATRDRARKKGLKMTAGQSGSGGPWTNFEDQALVVLVHDMGPNWELVSDAINNTLQFKCIFRKPKECKERHKFLMDKSAGDGADSAEDSGSSQPYPSSLPGIPKGSARQLFQRLQGPMEEDILKTHFEKIILLGQNLSACRHQTDIQEGKQMTPIHSSHVVALSLVCPNNLSGGILTPLDFCESVSSSTDVFPMAYQGTHTGSLPVPSHQGSMTSILSTSSVSTMLQGSPGMVLSSSLPSTSAPLNPSSRDSQRYGVPRPSSLPVDDPQRMQQYSQMLSGRTLQQSSMSLPGALPMGVDRGVRMLPVASSMGMMSGVNRGMPMTRPAFQGLSSPGMLNIVSTGNILSSGGNGVPNSVNVHPGSVSSPGNSMMRPRDPLQMLRPGQNPEEHKQMMMQEIQMQASQANGQSVPPFNGLGASFSNAVIPAPIQTFPVQQHQQSHQMLQQAHMLGNPHHHHIQGTNHSSPQQQAYAIRVAKERQLQQRLMPHQQHHISVQNAVSPIQNNSQIQPQSQPCSPVTPVSSSQGQQKQQSISRNPPPGMSNQIMKQRQRQQVQHHQPRQQQQQQQQQQQQQRQQSQQQVKLMKGLGRGNVLIHHNLSADTPQISGFSTTSKNQVSDKHMMQQGQGFFPGNPGLNPALHQPGSQTNIYPHPLPQSTKQISPISDTCNQGSAQSSPSHNMLTSQQAPIPSSVSLPKQHQQPQQRYMNQSQQSTQRIMLQQNRQMNSDGRAQSSTDQGPVNKTVPSASITQGSDSGTSAPAVSSPTLWNPEPIYDTDAPPPTAQMVRSAQENVVGSEALVPSSSQSLVPHQLPGGVPLHGQDVGGQWQQQQQQQQQPQHQQEQQHSQHENQQTVQSNLYAQPSELGPG; this is encoded by the exons GTATTTCTCATTTAGAACAATCTTCTCATGTTGATGGttgtcataatgcaaaagatacgGAGGACTCTGTTATTTTTCGTCTTGGAGCTAAAAGCCAGGCATATGCGCGGCGTAATAGATCAAGAACAGGTCGTGATTGTACCAATTTAGGTTTGACTGATTCCGGTTCTCGACATGGCAATAGAGCTTCCATTACGTCTTCCTACACACCTAGTCCTAGGGGTACAAAAGGGTCTTTATTAGAGTTACAAGCACAAAACCATGCTGCTTCTTCCATTTCAAACCCAAAGGCAGCAAATCCAGATGGTGCTGTTGTACCTGAGGCTTTAGCTCCTGATGATCAAGTGGATATGCAGCTAGACATGATGCAACACAATGACACATGTCCTGACACAGTAATGGATGGATCGCCCCAAGGGGTAGAAGAAGTTAAAATTACTGAAAATCTGCAGGGAAGTGACTCCTATAATCAACATTCATCTCTTGCTGAGAAAGCTACCAATGGTACCTCCTCTCAGTTGTGTGATATTATCAGGAAGGATGATTTTCTTTCGGTTGATTTAATTTCTGCCCCCCTTGAGGCTAACAAAAGTAAGGAAGTCACATGTGGTGCTGAAAATGACAATGGATGTGGTGTAACAGATAAATCAATAACCAGTTTGGATGAGGATGATCTGTGTCATAAAATTTCTGTTGCAGACAATATCAATCAAAACTTGGATGTGGATATCACAGAAAATTTTTTTTGTGCAAATGGCACTTGTGACATTCATGAAAATACAGATGGCGGTCAGTCTTTGATGCCGAGGACAACTGATGGTAGTTCAGGAGGAGACTTAAAACAGACATCTGAAGCGACCACATCTGTGCCAGATAACAGGTCTTTAAAAGAAGAGCTAACTAATGCCGATGACCCCACTAATCCTAATGATGCATCTAGGTTTCAATTAAACTTCAGCAACTCAGTTGTTCAGTTGAAAGATGATGGATGTGACAGCAGAACTGAGGCTCAAATTGAAGTTTTGCCTGTTACCAACTCTGAACCTGTGAAACTGAATGGTGAAATCAGTTGTGAGCcagaaaagaaaatcgataataatTTAGCTGATTCAAATTGCATCAAAACAAGCTTATTGTTGTCCTCAACTTCTGGCTCTCAAGAAGCTGTCCTGATAAAAAGGAGTTCTACATCTACCTCTGAGATTCAGACTTCCACTGCAAGTCACAAAAAGGCACATGAAGATGCTATATTGAAAGAGGCCAGATTAATAGAG GCACGGTTCAAAAGTGCTGGGGAGCTGTCTTCTGATAGTAAATATTTCGAGAAGCAACAAAAATGTCACTGGGATTTTGTGCTTGAGGAAATGACATGGATGGCAAATGATTTCATGCAG GAGAGATTGTGGAAGACTGCAGCTGCTTCACAAGTTTCTCGATTGATTGCTTCTTGTGGTCGAGGAAAATTTGACCAGCTAAACATATTGCGCGTGCAAAGAAACGTGGCTAGAAGTCTAGCCAAGGCAGTTATGCACTTCTGGCATGCAGCTGAGGCTCTCCGTATGGGTGACACTACACCTAATGCAATCCATCATGAATGCAAATTATATAGGCTCAGTTCATCAAATTTCATGGTGGCTGAAATGGAGAGAGACCAGGTTGGAGATTTG GACCGTCATACTGTCTTGGACTATGCAGTTAGGATGCTGAAATATAATGGCAGCATATCAAGTCATTCTGCCTTGGCTGAAGCACCAACTACTCCTGATAGACAAAATGATGTGGGCATTTTGGAAATAACTTGGGAAGATCAACTTTCTGAA GAAAGTCTTTTCTATACAGTACCTTCTGGTGCGATGCAGGCATACAGAAAATCTATGGAGTCCCAGTGGATGCATTACAAG AAATATGGTACTGTGCATCAAGATGATTGTGAGACCTCTATGTGCAATTCTGTGGCAG GTGGACCTCAGGAAAATGTATATGAAGAGGATGAAGGTGAAACAGGCACCTATCTTCTGCCTGGAATGTTTGAAGCAGGCTCATCATCAAAACTTTCCCAGAAGAAGAGAAAACACATGCAACAAAAATCCATTGCCACAAGGCTTAATGAAGGTGGTGGTGACTTTTCTTATGAACCTTACTTGGAAAGCAAATCAGGAAATCAACCTTTTATATTAAATGGGAAAAGAACTTCAAGTACCTTTAGTGTTGGTTCATTTCCAACAAAACGTGTAAGAACAGCTACAAGGCAGCGGGGTGTCAGTCCTTATCCTTCTGGAGTTGTTGGGCCTCTACGAGCAATTAGTAAAACAGATGCTTCAAGTGAAGACACAAGTTCTTTCCTAGATGACCAGAGTTCATTGCATGGTGGATCTATGTCCAGGAAAAATTTGGGTGTTGAGACTACAGTAGACTTTGAGAGGCAATTGCCATATGATGGTAATGAAATATCCTCAAAatctaaaaagaagaagaagaagcctaaGCATTTAGGATATAAGAATTCACTAAACTTGGCTGAACCTGGTCTTTTAGTTGTTCCTGGAAAG CAGGGTTCAATCCAGGGGTCATCGTATGAGCAAAGGTTGCAAGCTGAACCCATGATTCAGCATGAGCAG AAGGAACATGTTAAAAAGAGAATGGAGTCTCAAAATTTTGATACAAATGGAGGTGGTG TTTACGCACAACATGCTGCTAAGAAGACCAAAATTTTGAAGCAAATGCCAGAGGCTTCCCCTGATGCACTTACTCCAGTGACTGGGTTGTTGCCTTCACCAGTTGCTTCCCAGATGAGTAATATGTCCAATTCGAATAAACTTATCAAAATCATTGCCACTCGGGATCGTGCACGAAAAAAGGGATTGAAG ATGACTGCTGGGCAATCTGGATCGGGAGGTCCATGGACAAATTTTGAGGATCAG GCACTTGTTGTCCTTGTTCATGATATGGGTCCAAACTGGGAGCTAGTTAGTGATGCAATCAACAATACCCTCCAGTTCAAG TGTATCTTCCGCAAACCCAAAGAATGCAAAGAGCGACACAAATTTTTGATGGACAAAAGTGCTGGTGATGGGGCTGACAGTGCAGAAGACTCTGGTTCATCTCAGCCATATCCATCCAGTCTACCTGGAATTCCAAAG GGAAGTGCACGACAGTTGTTTCAGCGTCTTCAGGGACCAATGGAAGAGGATATTCTGAAGACACATTTTGAGAAAATCATTTTGCTTGGACAAAATCTGTCTGCCTGTAGGCATCAG ACTGATATTCAGGAAGGGAAACAAATGACTCCAATTCATAGTTCCCATGTAGTTGCTCTTTCACTTGTATGCCCAAACAACTTGAGTGGAGGTATTCTAAC accacttgatttttgtgaatcGGTTTCTTCAAGCACAGATGTTTTTCCTATGGCATATCAGGGTACTCATACTGGTAGCTTACCAGTCCCAAGTCATCAAGGTTCTATGACTTCTATCCTTTCTACGTCAAGTGTTAGCACCATGTTACAAGGATCTCCTGGTATGGTCCTCAGTAGCAGCTTACCTTCAACCTCTGCTCCATTGAATCCCTCTTCTAG GGATTCCCAGAGGTACGGTGTGCCAAGACCATCTAGCTTACCTGTTGATGATCCACAAAGAATGCAGCAGTATAGCCAAATGCTTTCTGGAAGAACCCTTCAGCAATCTAGTATGTCATTACCTGGAGCTTTGCCAATGGGGGTTGATCGTGGTGTTCGAATGTTGCCTGTAGCTAGTAGTATGGGGATGATGTCTGGGGTGAACAGAGGAATGCCCATGACAAGGCCAGCATTTCAAGGATTAAGTTCCCCAGGCATGTTGAACATAGTTTCCACTGGAAATATTCTTTCGAGTGGTGGAAATGGGGTGCCAAATTCTGTGAATGTGCATCCAGGTTCTGTATCTAGCCCAGGAAACTCAATGATGCGGCCACGGGATCCTCTGCAGATGCTTCGG CCTGGTCAAAATCCAGAGGAACATAAGCAAATGATGATGCAAGAAATACAGATGCAAGCCTCACAAGCGAATGGGCAGTCTGTTCCACCTTTCAATGGTCTGGGCGCCTCCTTTTCCAATGCAGTGATTCCTGCACCAATTCAGACATTTCCAGTTCAACAACACCAACAATCTCATCAGATGCTGCAACAAGCACACATGCTTGGAAACCCTCACCATCATCACATACAAGGCACAAACCACTCGAGCCCTCAGCAGCAGGCATATGCCATCCGGGTTGCTAAAGAGAGGCAACTCCAACAACGGTTGATGCCTCATCAACAACACCATATCTCTGTACAAAATGCAGTGTCACCTATTCAAAATAATTCACAGATCCAACCGCAATCACAGCCATGTTCTCCTGTGACTCCAGTATCTTCTTCACAAGGTCAACAGAAGCAGCAAAGTATATCAAGGAACCCACCACCTGGAATGTCAAATCAGATTATGAAGCAAAGACAACGGCAACAGGTTCAACATCATCAGCcaagacagcagcagcagcagcaacaacaacaacaacagcagcaaaGGCAACAGTCTCAACAGCAAGTCAAACTTATGAAAGGATTAGGCAGGGGGAACGTGTTAATTCATCATAACTTATCAGCAGACACCCCTCAAATTAGTGGCTTTTCAACAACTTCTAAGAACCAAGTTTCTGATAAACATATGATGCAGCAGGGCCAAGGATTTTTTCCTGGTAATCCAGGTCTGAACCCAGCATTGCATCAACCTGGAAGTCAAACAAATATCTACCCTCATCCACTTCCACAGTCAACAAAGCAAATATCACCAATTTCTGATACCTGCAATCAAGGCTCTGCTCAAAGTTCACCCAGCCATAACATGTTAACTTCTCAGCAAGCTCCAATTCCTTCTTCAGTCTCTTTGCCTAAACAACATCAACAACCGCAGCAGCGTTATATGAATCAATCTCAACAAAGCACTCAAAGAATAATGCTTCAGCAAAATCGGCAGATGAACTCTGATGGTAGGGCGCAATCATCAACTGATCAGGGCCCAGTTAATAAGACAGTTCCGAGTGCATCAATTACTCAGGGTAGTGATTCAGGCACTAGTGCACCTGCGGTTTCATCTCCAACCCTGTGGAATCCAGAGCCAATATATGATACAGATGCACCGCCTCCAACGGCTCAAATGGTTAGGTCAGCACAGGAAAATGTAGTGGGGAGTGAAGCTTTAGTGCCTTCTTCCAGCCAGAGCTTAGTACCACATCAATTGCCAGGAGGTGTGCCACTGCATGGTCAAGATGTTGGGGGGCAgtggcagcaacagcagcagcaacaacagcaacCTCAGCATCAGCAGGAGCAGCAACATTCTCAGCATGAGAATCAACAGACGGTTCAAAGCAATTTGTATGCACAACCTTCAGAGTTGGGACCAGGGTGA
- the LOC135584734 gene encoding chromatin modification-related protein EAF1 B-like isoform X3, whose amino-acid sequence MHGLSPGLSLPVNAEIKPMGGVVDCGLGVDSKTSPRRAAIEKAQADLQQEFGIREERKKELEFLEKGGNPLDFKFIHAASISVQSTSLTDQVAEPYVTSEAKGSFTLAASPHGESVESSGRPGGSVGREPNIGDNLLLLNRENNKLHGEKNAKHRSKRGSISHLEQSSHVDGCHNAKDTEDSVIFRLGAKSQAYARRNRSRTGRDCTNLGLTDSGSRHGNRASITSSYTPSPRGTKGSLLELQAQNHAASSISNPKAANPDGAVVPEALAPDDQVDMQLDMMQHNDTCPDTVMDGSPQGVEEVKITENLQGSDSYNQHSSLAEKATNGTSSQLCDIIRKDDFLSVDLISAPLEANKSKEVTCGAENDNGCGVTDKSITSLDEDDLCHKISVADNINQNLDVDITENFFCANGTCDIHENTDGGQSLMPRTTDGSSGGDLKQTSEATTSVPDNRSLKEELTNADDPTNPNDASRFQLNFSNSVVQLKDDGCDSRTEAQIEVLPVTNSEPVKLNGEISCEPEKKIDNNLADSNCIKTSLLLSSTSGSQEAVLIKRSSTSTSEIQTSTASHKKAHEDAILKEARLIEARFKSAGELSSDSKYFEKQQKCHWDFVLEEMTWMANDFMQERLWKTAAASQVSRLIASCGRGKFDQLNILRVQRNVARSLAKAVMHFWHAAEALRMGDTTPNAIHHECKLYRLSSSNFMVAEMERDQVGDLDRHTVLDYAVRMLKYNGSISSHSALAEAPTTPDRQNDVGILEITWEDQLSEESLFYTVPSGAMQAYRKSMESQWMHYKKYGTVHQDDCETSMCNSVAGGPQENVYEEDEGETGTYLLPGMFEAGSSSKLSQKKRKHMQQKSIATRLNEGGGDFSYEPYLESKSGNQPFILNGKRTSSTFSVGSFPTKRVRTATRQRGVSPYPSGVVGPLRAISKTDASSEDTSSFLDDQSSLHGGSMSRKNLGVETTVDFERQLPYDGNEISSKSKKKKKKPKHLGYKNSLNLAEPGLLVVPGKQGSIQGSSYEQRLQAEPMIQHEQKEHVKKRMESQNFDTNGVYAQHAAKKTKILKQMPEASPDALTPVTGLLPSPVASQMSNMSNSNKLIKIIATRDRARKKGLKMTAGQSGSGGPWTNFEDQALVVLVHDMGPNWELVSDAINNTLQFKCIFRKPKECKERHKFLMDKSAGDGADSAEDSGSSQPYPSSLPGIPKGSARQLFQRLQGPMEEDILKTHFEKIILLGQNLSACRHQTDIQEGKQMTPIHSSHVVALSLVCPNNLSGGILTPLDFCESVSSSTDVFPMAYQGTHTGSLPVPSHQGSMTSILSTSSVSTMLQGSPGMVLSSSLPSTSAPLNPSSRDSQRYGVPRPSSLPVDDPQRMQQYSQMLSGRTLQQSSMSLPGALPMGVDRGVRMLPVASSMGMMSGVNRGMPMTRPAFQGLSSPGMLNIVSTGNILSSGGNGVPNSVNVHPGSVSSPGNSMMRPRDPLQMLRPGQNPEEHKQMMMQEIQMQASQANGQSVPPFNGLGASFSNAVIPAPIQTFPVQQHQQSHQMLQQAHMLGNPHHHHIQGTNHSSPQQQAYAIRVAKERQLQQRLMPHQQHHISVQNAVSPIQNNSQIQPQSQPCSPVTPVSSSQGQQKQQSISRNPPPGMSNQIMKQRQRQQVQHHQPRQQQQQQQQQQQQQRQQSQQQVKLMKGLGRGNVLIHHNLSADTPQISGFSTTSKNQVSDKHMMQQGQGFFPGNPGLNPALHQPGSQTNIYPHPLPQSTKQISPISDTCNQGSAQSSPSHNMLTSQQAPIPSSVSLPKQHQQPQQRYMNQSQQSTQRIMLQQNRQMNSDGRAQSSTDQGPVNKTVPSASITQGSDSGTSAPAVSSPTLWNPEPIYDTDAPPPTAQMVRSAQENVVGSEALVPSSSQSLVPHQLPGGVPLHGQDVGGQWQQQQQQQQQPQHQQEQQHSQHENQQTVQSNLYAQPSELGPG is encoded by the exons GTATTTCTCATTTAGAACAATCTTCTCATGTTGATGGttgtcataatgcaaaagatacgGAGGACTCTGTTATTTTTCGTCTTGGAGCTAAAAGCCAGGCATATGCGCGGCGTAATAGATCAAGAACAGGTCGTGATTGTACCAATTTAGGTTTGACTGATTCCGGTTCTCGACATGGCAATAGAGCTTCCATTACGTCTTCCTACACACCTAGTCCTAGGGGTACAAAAGGGTCTTTATTAGAGTTACAAGCACAAAACCATGCTGCTTCTTCCATTTCAAACCCAAAGGCAGCAAATCCAGATGGTGCTGTTGTACCTGAGGCTTTAGCTCCTGATGATCAAGTGGATATGCAGCTAGACATGATGCAACACAATGACACATGTCCTGACACAGTAATGGATGGATCGCCCCAAGGGGTAGAAGAAGTTAAAATTACTGAAAATCTGCAGGGAAGTGACTCCTATAATCAACATTCATCTCTTGCTGAGAAAGCTACCAATGGTACCTCCTCTCAGTTGTGTGATATTATCAGGAAGGATGATTTTCTTTCGGTTGATTTAATTTCTGCCCCCCTTGAGGCTAACAAAAGTAAGGAAGTCACATGTGGTGCTGAAAATGACAATGGATGTGGTGTAACAGATAAATCAATAACCAGTTTGGATGAGGATGATCTGTGTCATAAAATTTCTGTTGCAGACAATATCAATCAAAACTTGGATGTGGATATCACAGAAAATTTTTTTTGTGCAAATGGCACTTGTGACATTCATGAAAATACAGATGGCGGTCAGTCTTTGATGCCGAGGACAACTGATGGTAGTTCAGGAGGAGACTTAAAACAGACATCTGAAGCGACCACATCTGTGCCAGATAACAGGTCTTTAAAAGAAGAGCTAACTAATGCCGATGACCCCACTAATCCTAATGATGCATCTAGGTTTCAATTAAACTTCAGCAACTCAGTTGTTCAGTTGAAAGATGATGGATGTGACAGCAGAACTGAGGCTCAAATTGAAGTTTTGCCTGTTACCAACTCTGAACCTGTGAAACTGAATGGTGAAATCAGTTGTGAGCcagaaaagaaaatcgataataatTTAGCTGATTCAAATTGCATCAAAACAAGCTTATTGTTGTCCTCAACTTCTGGCTCTCAAGAAGCTGTCCTGATAAAAAGGAGTTCTACATCTACCTCTGAGATTCAGACTTCCACTGCAAGTCACAAAAAGGCACATGAAGATGCTATATTGAAAGAGGCCAGATTAATAGAG GCACGGTTCAAAAGTGCTGGGGAGCTGTCTTCTGATAGTAAATATTTCGAGAAGCAACAAAAATGTCACTGGGATTTTGTGCTTGAGGAAATGACATGGATGGCAAATGATTTCATGCAG GAGAGATTGTGGAAGACTGCAGCTGCTTCACAAGTTTCTCGATTGATTGCTTCTTGTGGTCGAGGAAAATTTGACCAGCTAAACATATTGCGCGTGCAAAGAAACGTGGCTAGAAGTCTAGCCAAGGCAGTTATGCACTTCTGGCATGCAGCTGAGGCTCTCCGTATGGGTGACACTACACCTAATGCAATCCATCATGAATGCAAATTATATAGGCTCAGTTCATCAAATTTCATGGTGGCTGAAATGGAGAGAGACCAGGTTGGAGATTTG GACCGTCATACTGTCTTGGACTATGCAGTTAGGATGCTGAAATATAATGGCAGCATATCAAGTCATTCTGCCTTGGCTGAAGCACCAACTACTCCTGATAGACAAAATGATGTGGGCATTTTGGAAATAACTTGGGAAGATCAACTTTCTGAA GAAAGTCTTTTCTATACAGTACCTTCTGGTGCGATGCAGGCATACAGAAAATCTATGGAGTCCCAGTGGATGCATTACAAG AAATATGGTACTGTGCATCAAGATGATTGTGAGACCTCTATGTGCAATTCTGTGGCAG GTGGACCTCAGGAAAATGTATATGAAGAGGATGAAGGTGAAACAGGCACCTATCTTCTGCCTGGAATGTTTGAAGCAGGCTCATCATCAAAACTTTCCCAGAAGAAGAGAAAACACATGCAACAAAAATCCATTGCCACAAGGCTTAATGAAGGTGGTGGTGACTTTTCTTATGAACCTTACTTGGAAAGCAAATCAGGAAATCAACCTTTTATATTAAATGGGAAAAGAACTTCAAGTACCTTTAGTGTTGGTTCATTTCCAACAAAACGTGTAAGAACAGCTACAAGGCAGCGGGGTGTCAGTCCTTATCCTTCTGGAGTTGTTGGGCCTCTACGAGCAATTAGTAAAACAGATGCTTCAAGTGAAGACACAAGTTCTTTCCTAGATGACCAGAGTTCATTGCATGGTGGATCTATGTCCAGGAAAAATTTGGGTGTTGAGACTACAGTAGACTTTGAGAGGCAATTGCCATATGATGGTAATGAAATATCCTCAAAatctaaaaagaagaagaagaagcctaaGCATTTAGGATATAAGAATTCACTAAACTTGGCTGAACCTGGTCTTTTAGTTGTTCCTGGAAAG CAGGGTTCAATCCAGGGGTCATCGTATGAGCAAAGGTTGCAAGCTGAACCCATGATTCAGCATGAGCAG AAGGAACATGTTAAAAAGAGAATGGAGTCTCAAAATTTTGATACAAATGGAG TTTACGCACAACATGCTGCTAAGAAGACCAAAATTTTGAAGCAAATGCCAGAGGCTTCCCCTGATGCACTTACTCCAGTGACTGGGTTGTTGCCTTCACCAGTTGCTTCCCAGATGAGTAATATGTCCAATTCGAATAAACTTATCAAAATCATTGCCACTCGGGATCGTGCACGAAAAAAGGGATTGAAG ATGACTGCTGGGCAATCTGGATCGGGAGGTCCATGGACAAATTTTGAGGATCAG GCACTTGTTGTCCTTGTTCATGATATGGGTCCAAACTGGGAGCTAGTTAGTGATGCAATCAACAATACCCTCCAGTTCAAG TGTATCTTCCGCAAACCCAAAGAATGCAAAGAGCGACACAAATTTTTGATGGACAAAAGTGCTGGTGATGGGGCTGACAGTGCAGAAGACTCTGGTTCATCTCAGCCATATCCATCCAGTCTACCTGGAATTCCAAAG GGAAGTGCACGACAGTTGTTTCAGCGTCTTCAGGGACCAATGGAAGAGGATATTCTGAAGACACATTTTGAGAAAATCATTTTGCTTGGACAAAATCTGTCTGCCTGTAGGCATCAG ACTGATATTCAGGAAGGGAAACAAATGACTCCAATTCATAGTTCCCATGTAGTTGCTCTTTCACTTGTATGCCCAAACAACTTGAGTGGAGGTATTCTAAC accacttgatttttgtgaatcGGTTTCTTCAAGCACAGATGTTTTTCCTATGGCATATCAGGGTACTCATACTGGTAGCTTACCAGTCCCAAGTCATCAAGGTTCTATGACTTCTATCCTTTCTACGTCAAGTGTTAGCACCATGTTACAAGGATCTCCTGGTATGGTCCTCAGTAGCAGCTTACCTTCAACCTCTGCTCCATTGAATCCCTCTTCTAG GGATTCCCAGAGGTACGGTGTGCCAAGACCATCTAGCTTACCTGTTGATGATCCACAAAGAATGCAGCAGTATAGCCAAATGCTTTCTGGAAGAACCCTTCAGCAATCTAGTATGTCATTACCTGGAGCTTTGCCAATGGGGGTTGATCGTGGTGTTCGAATGTTGCCTGTAGCTAGTAGTATGGGGATGATGTCTGGGGTGAACAGAGGAATGCCCATGACAAGGCCAGCATTTCAAGGATTAAGTTCCCCAGGCATGTTGAACATAGTTTCCACTGGAAATATTCTTTCGAGTGGTGGAAATGGGGTGCCAAATTCTGTGAATGTGCATCCAGGTTCTGTATCTAGCCCAGGAAACTCAATGATGCGGCCACGGGATCCTCTGCAGATGCTTCGG CCTGGTCAAAATCCAGAGGAACATAAGCAAATGATGATGCAAGAAATACAGATGCAAGCCTCACAAGCGAATGGGCAGTCTGTTCCACCTTTCAATGGTCTGGGCGCCTCCTTTTCCAATGCAGTGATTCCTGCACCAATTCAGACATTTCCAGTTCAACAACACCAACAATCTCATCAGATGCTGCAACAAGCACACATGCTTGGAAACCCTCACCATCATCACATACAAGGCACAAACCACTCGAGCCCTCAGCAGCAGGCATATGCCATCCGGGTTGCTAAAGAGAGGCAACTCCAACAACGGTTGATGCCTCATCAACAACACCATATCTCTGTACAAAATGCAGTGTCACCTATTCAAAATAATTCACAGATCCAACCGCAATCACAGCCATGTTCTCCTGTGACTCCAGTATCTTCTTCACAAGGTCAACAGAAGCAGCAAAGTATATCAAGGAACCCACCACCTGGAATGTCAAATCAGATTATGAAGCAAAGACAACGGCAACAGGTTCAACATCATCAGCcaagacagcagcagcagcagcaacaacaacaacaacagcagcaaaGGCAACAGTCTCAACAGCAAGTCAAACTTATGAAAGGATTAGGCAGGGGGAACGTGTTAATTCATCATAACTTATCAGCAGACACCCCTCAAATTAGTGGCTTTTCAACAACTTCTAAGAACCAAGTTTCTGATAAACATATGATGCAGCAGGGCCAAGGATTTTTTCCTGGTAATCCAGGTCTGAACCCAGCATTGCATCAACCTGGAAGTCAAACAAATATCTACCCTCATCCACTTCCACAGTCAACAAAGCAAATATCACCAATTTCTGATACCTGCAATCAAGGCTCTGCTCAAAGTTCACCCAGCCATAACATGTTAACTTCTCAGCAAGCTCCAATTCCTTCTTCAGTCTCTTTGCCTAAACAACATCAACAACCGCAGCAGCGTTATATGAATCAATCTCAACAAAGCACTCAAAGAATAATGCTTCAGCAAAATCGGCAGATGAACTCTGATGGTAGGGCGCAATCATCAACTGATCAGGGCCCAGTTAATAAGACAGTTCCGAGTGCATCAATTACTCAGGGTAGTGATTCAGGCACTAGTGCACCTGCGGTTTCATCTCCAACCCTGTGGAATCCAGAGCCAATATATGATACAGATGCACCGCCTCCAACGGCTCAAATGGTTAGGTCAGCACAGGAAAATGTAGTGGGGAGTGAAGCTTTAGTGCCTTCTTCCAGCCAGAGCTTAGTACCACATCAATTGCCAGGAGGTGTGCCACTGCATGGTCAAGATGTTGGGGGGCAgtggcagcaacagcagcagcaacaacagcaacCTCAGCATCAGCAGGAGCAGCAACATTCTCAGCATGAGAATCAACAGACGGTTCAAAGCAATTTGTATGCACAACCTTCAGAGTTGGGACCAGGGTGA